TGTTTGACGCCCAGATCAATCAATTCGCCTTCCCAGCTGATGCCTTCGCCGTAAAGAATATCGAATTCGGCTTGACGGAACGGAGGCGCAACTTTGTTTTTGATGACTTTGACTTTGGTTTCGTTACCAATAACGTCATCGCCTTTTTTAATCTGACCGGTACGGCGGATGTCGAGGCGGACGGAGGCGTAGAATTTGAGTGCGTTACCGCCGGTCGTGGTTTCAGGGCTGCCGAACATCACGCCGATTTTCATACGGATTTGGTTAATGAAAACAACCAATGTATTGGTGCGTTTGATGTGGCCGGTCAGTTTGCGGAGGGCTTGGCTCATCAGGCGAGCTTGCAGGCCGACGTGGCTGTCACCCATTTCGCCTTCGATCTCGGCTTTAGGTACAAGTGCGGCTACGGAGTCGACAACAACCATATCGATACCGCCTGAGCGTACCAATGTATCGCAGATTTCCAATGCCTGTTCGCCAGTATCCGGTTGGGAGAGATAGAGTTCTTCGACTTTTACACCGAGTTTGCGGGCGTAAATCGGGTCAAAAGCATGCTCGGCATCGATGAATGCGCAGATGCCGCCATTTTTTTGGCATTGGGCAATGGCTTCGAGACAGAGTGTGGTTTTACCGGAGGATTCCGGGCCGAAAATTTCAACCACGCGGCCGCGGGGCAGACCGCCAACGCCGAGTGCCAAGTCCACGCCGAGGGAGCCGGTGGAAATAACATCAAGGTTTTCTTCCTGTTGGCTGCCGTCCATTTTCATGATGGAGCCTTTGCCGAAGTTTTTTTCGATTTGGGCAAGGGCGGCGGCTAAGGCTTTGCTTTTTTCGTCTGACATGTTTTCTCTCCGAAAGGAAATATGAATAGCTAAGAATTTATTTAGCTATTATCGCATAAATTAAGAAAAAGTATAGTTTTATTTTTATTTTTCAGACGGCCTGTGTTTTTTGTATGCAACAGGCCGTCTGAAACTTTGAATAATCAATTAGTTGGTCAATGATGCAAAAACTTGGAAATAGTCGGGGAAAGTTTTATGCGTACATTTCGGGTCGTTGATGATGACAGGGACACCCAAAAGCGAAGCCAGCGAGAAACACATGGCCATGCGGTGGTCGTCGTAAGTATCGATGACGGCATCGGGGGTAAGTGTTTTGGGCGGCGTAATATGAATGGCCTCGGCTTCTTCAACGACTTCTGCACCCAGTTTGCGCAGTTCGGTTGCCATGGCGGCGATACGGTCAGTTTCTTTGACGCGCCATGAGCCGATATTACGCAGGGTGCAGGGCTGTTTGGTGGCCAGTGCGACGATAGCCAGAGTCATGGCCGCGTCTGGAATATGGTTGGCATCCAAATCAAAAGCCTGAATCTTGCGCTCGGCAGGGCGGGAAATTTCAACAAAATTTTCGCCCCAAATTACATCTGCGCCAATTTTCTCTAGTTCACGCGCAAAGGCAACGTCGCCTTGGATGCTGTGTGCGCCGATACCGGTTACGCGGATGGGTGTACCCGCAATCAGGCCTGCACCCAAGAAATAAGACGCGCTGGAGGCATCGCCTTCCACATATAAATGTTCGGGCGCATGATATTTGGCACCGGCCGGGATTTTAAATACACGGTAGTCTTCATTGATGATGTTCACACCGAACTGCGCCATCAGCTTGAGCGTGATGTCGATATAAGGTTTGGAAATCAACTCGCCTACCATGTGGATTTCAAATGCTTGTCCGGTCAGGGGCAAAGCCATCAGCAGGGCGGTCAGGAATTGGCTGGAAACATTACCTTTAATCGGAATAACGCGCTCGTCGTTGTCTTGGCGTTTGCTGATCTGAAGCGGAGGATAGTTTTCATTGCCCAGATATTGTACGTCCGCGCCTGCAATCCGCAGCGCATCCACCAAATCGCCGATGGGGCGTTCGTGCATACGCGGTACGCCATGCAGATGATAGTCGCCACCCAAAACGGCAAGCGCGGCAGTCAAAGGACGGAATGCCGTACCGGCGTTGCCTAAAAACAAATCGGCGGTTTGGTTGGGAAAGCGGCCGCCGGTGCCATGAACTTTCAGACGGCCTTCAGGTAAAGATTCAATTTGAACACCGAGTTTATCGAGTGCTTCAAGCATTCGGTCGGTATCGTCGGATTTGAGCAAAGAATGGATTTCGCAAACGTTGTCGGAGAGTGCCGCCAAGAGTAGCGTGCGGTTGCTGATGCTTTTGGAACCGGGCAGGGCAACGGTCGAAGGCTTGAGTGTAGAAGCGGGCAGGCGGATGGATTCGGTCATGGCTGGACTAAGCTCATTTGAGTTGTAAATTAGACCGATATTATACGCAGGCAAAGGCCGTCTGAAAAATGAAGAGGGTGCAATTTATTTGTGAAAAAATGAATTTTTATATCAGTACACGATTTTCTAATCGTTTATTTTGAAATTTTCTGCTTCAGTTTTATGTTTGCCACTATAACTTATTTTGTTGTGGCAGGCATATAACCAAACACCATAAGAAAATCAGAAACCATTCTTTCCTATTTTTTCAGACGGCCTTTAATATCGGCGGACAATCATTGATAAAGCAAGAGCACGACCATGAGACATTATCCTTTGTTTGCCGATTTGAGAGACCGCCCAGTTTTACTGGCAGGTGCGGGTAAGGTTGCCGAACGCAAGGCGGAAAGCCTGTTGTCTGCCGGAGCGCGCGTACGCGTTGTTGCGGAAACTCTGAATCCGCAGTTTCAGCAGTGGGTGACTGAAGGGAAAATAGTTTGGCTGGGCGGCTTGTTTGAAGAAGCCATGTTGGACGAGGTGTATTTCGTTATTGCGGCGACGGATAATGGCATGTTTAACCGCCGTGTTTTTGAAGTGGCGGAACGACGGGCGAAATTGTGCAATACGGTGGATACGGCGGATTTGTGTTCGTTTATTGTGCCTGCCGTGGTGGATAGGGGGTCGTTGAAGATAGCCATATCCAGCGCTGGGACTGCGCCTGTATTGGCACGGAAATGGCGGCAGATTATTGAAACATTGATTCCGTTGCATACGGGCACGATGGCGCGTATTGCAGGTAAATGGCGCGAAAAGGTTAAACAGACGATTCATCATGTCGAACGACGCCGTTATTTTTGGGAAAAGTTGTTCGACAGCCGTTTCAGTATTTTTGCGGCTCAAAACAATATCGAGGCGGCAGAACGCGAATTGATAACGCAGTTGAATCGGGAAACGCCGTTTGGAGGCGAAGTGGTTTTGGTGGGTGCAGGGCCGGGCGATCCGGGCTTGCTGACCATACATGCTTTGCAGGCGATACAGGCTGCGGATACGGTGTTTTACGATGCTTTGGTGTCGGATGAGATTTTGGCGATGGTGCGCAAAGATGCGGTGAAAATCAGCGTGGGTAAACGTGCCGGTGCGCACCATGTTCAGCAGGAAGAAACCAACCGTCTATTGGTTGAACACGCTCAAAAAGGCGAGCGTGTGGTAAGGTTGAAAGGCGGCGATCCTTTTGTGTTCGGTCGCGGCGGGGAGGAAGTGCAAACCCTGCATCAGGCCGGGATTGCCTACCGCATTGTGCCGGGTATTACTGCCGCGCTTGGAGCTACTGCTTATGCCGGTATTCCGTTAACCCATCGCGATTGTGCCCAAAGTGCTTTATTTGTAACTGGCCACAGCAAACATGAAGGCAGTCAGCCCGATTGGCAGACTTTGGCGTTAAGCCGTCAAACGCTGGTGATTTATATGGGTACACTTAAAGCGGCTGAAATTGCGGGAAAACTAATGGCTTATGGCAGGCAGCCTTCTACGCCCGTTGCCGTGATTTCTAATGGCACTTTACCCAATCAAACCGTGCGGACAGGCCGTCTGAAAGATTTGGGCTTGTTGGCTGCCGAAGCAGAGCGTCCGGCTTTAATGGTGATTGGCGAAGTGGTTGCCCTGCGCGATGAGATGAAATGGTTTGGAGAATTTGTCGAATGCTATGAAGAAGCGGCGTAAAGAGGATTGATCAAATAAGGCCGTCTGAATATTGGTTTTCAGACGGCCTTGCCTTATTTAAAAGCTTGGCAATATTGCTGATAACGTTCTGCCAGTCCATATAGGATGATTGCTGTCAGCCCCCAGATGTCGTAGTGCCGAAAAGGTAGGACGGGGAGGGCGAGGGTTTGATTGTTGTGATGAAGATGACGGTATGAGTAGTTTTGCAGGTTTAAGGCGAAATCCAAAGGCAGATAAAAAATTTCAGCTACTTCATCGGGGTTTGCTTTTGGGTTGACGGGCTGGACGCAAATTGCCGGAACAGGCGTAACACGGTAGTCGGAAGGCGTGTCATAAAAGGGTAGCGGCGCAAAAGTCTGCCATGCGGCAATCGGAATGGCGGTTTCTTCGTAAGCTTCTCTTAACGCCGTTGCCGTTAGGCTGTCGTCTTGGGTATCTTTGCGGCCGCCGGCAAAGGCGATTTGTCCGGTGTGTTGCCTTAAGGTCTCGGCCCTTTTGGTCAGTAAAATTTGCCACGCTCCTTCATGCAAGGCAATGCCGACCAAAACGGCTGCTTCTTTGACCGTTTGGGCGGTAACTAATTGATTGCGCTCTGTTTGCATACGGCTGCTGAAGCGTGAAGCTTGAGTTAGGAAGTGGATAAGGTGGTCGGTATTCATTTTTGGCACTGATCGTTTTATGCAGATGAGGATTACACAAGGTTTACGGTTACCGTGTCAACAAAATAGGGTGCGTGTGTTACAGTTATGCCTGAATGATAAATAAAGCTTTGCATCTGTTCTGCAAGTGCTTAGGCCGTCTGAAAATGCCGGCAGGTTCTCAAAAAGGATAGTTATGTTGTTTTCCCCATCCCGTATTCAAGTAGCAGCTGCGGCTGTCATGATGTTGTTCGCTGCACAAACTTTTGCCGCGCCCGGCGATTCAAAGGTTGTTTTTGAATCGGCTAAGATTATCAAAAAGAAAAGCCGTGCCGACCGTTTTTCTCCCGAAGAGCGTGAGCAGGAGCGGATACGTCTGTTGGGTATACAAAACCGCACCTCGCAGGTTTTCACTTTGTTAAATTCAGAACTGGCTCTGCAAAAGGGTGATGCCGCCTCTGCACTGTTTACTTATATTTTGACGTTGCATCGCACTAAATCTCCCGAAGTGGCCGAACGCGCTTTGGAGATGGCGGTTTCTTTAAACGCATTTGAACAGGCTGAGGCCATTTACCAAAAATGGCGCGAAATCGAGCCGGAGCCTGGTGAAACACAAAAGCGCATGACTTGGTTGCGCAATTTGCTGCTGGGCAAAGCCGATAAGAACTTGAGCGGATTGGACAAGGTGATTGCCGGCGGTAGTGAAGACGAGCAAAAGCGCGTGTTCCTGCTTTTGGCACAAACCGCAGCCCAACAGCCGAATCTGACCAGCGATGCGGTCAAGCAAGTACATAAAACAGCATTGAATTATAAAGACTTTCCAGAAGCGGCGATTGCGGATGCAATTTTTAGTGCAAAAGACGGTCAAAAGAAACACGCCATTGCGGCATTGCAGCGATTGGCCAAGTTGGACAACGAAATTCTGCCGCCGACTTTTGTTACCCTGCGTCTGATGGCGCAACGGCATCCTGATATTCTGGACGGCTTTTTCAAAGAGACAGACACCAAAACCTTATCTCCGATTTGGCAGGAATTGGATATCGCCAATTTGATCGCCCATGGCCAAAATGATAAGGCTTTTAAGCGTTTGCAGACTTTGTTGGAAGAAAATCCAAACCCTGATTTGTATATTCAGGCCGCCTTATTGTCCGCCAGCAAGACGGAAAATATTTCTGCGGTAAACAGTTATCTGGAAAAGGCTTATAAAGCCGGTACGGAAGAGCAGCGCAGCCGTGCAGCGTTGATTGGTGCGGTGTCTTATAATGATGTAGAAGAATTGGCCAAAGCCAAACAATGGCTGGATAAGGTAACGGCAACGGCTTATACGTTTGATAAAACCATTTTGGCCGCTTCTATCGAAGCCAAACAGGGCAACCATAAAGAGGCTTGGGCTTTGGTGCAACGCGCACAAAAAATGCCCGAGCAAAGAGGACGTTATTTTGAAGCTAAGGATTTGTTGAGTACGGCTTTGTTCGTATTGTCTAAAAATATCAATCTTCAAGAATCATTGAACGCTTTGAACAGCTTGGTAAATACCACCGAAAAATCCTTGAAAACCCAAGCTTCTCCAGAGCTGCTTGCCAATGTGCTGTATCAGCGTTCGATGGTTTATGAGAAGCTGAATCAGCCAGGCAAGGCGATTGCCGATTTGCGCCGTGTGGTAGAGCTGTATCCGGATAATCCGCATGGTTGGAATGCTTTGGGCTATACCTTGCTGTCCAGCGGCAAGGATTTGGAGGAGGCATTCAAAATGGTTCAGACGGCCTATCAAATGGAGCCGGAAAGCGCAGCCATTAATGATAGTGTAGGCTGGGCTTATTATCTTAAAGGCGATGCCCAAATGGCTTTGCCGTATATTCAATATGCCTATGAAAAAGAACCTGAAGCCGAAGTCGCCGCACATTTGGGCGAAGTCCTATGGACGCTTGGCGACCAAGATAAAGCCAAAGAAATCTGGAATGACGGCTTGAAACGTGGAAGCAATCTCCGAGTATTAAAAGAGACAATGTCCAAATTCGGTATAACGCCCAGCAAACCGCATACTCAAAAACACAAATAAAACCAAAAGGCCGTCTGAAAAGTGTTTGATTTCAGACGGCCTATGAAGGAATATCAATGAATTTAAAACAATTATCATCGGTTGCAGCCTTACTGCTTTTGGCTGCCTGTGCGCAGCCAAACTTACCTCAGCAAAACAGTTGGCAAGCAGCAGAGCAGGTACAGGATTTTAGCGCAGACGGTCGATTGGCTGTCAAAGTGGAAGGAAAAGGCTCTTATGCTAATTTCGACTGGACTTATCAGAATGCGGTTCAAACCATTGATGTGAATACACCATTGGGTAATACCGTAGGCCAGCTGTGTCAAGACAGTGAAGGTGTATTGGCAGTAGACAGTAAGGGTAAGGTTTATCAGGCGGAAACGGCTGAAGAATTGAGCAGACAGCTTTTAGGCTTTGCTTTGCCGGTTCAATATCTGCATATTTGGGCTGATGGTAAACGCGTTGCCAATGCGCCATACAAAATTCTGACTGATGGCCGTCTGGAGCAGTTTGACTGGACGATATCGCGTACTTTAAATAGTTCAGGACAGCCCAAAACGCTTCAACTTGAAAATGCCAAGTTTAATATCCGCTTGGTGTTTGACACGGTAAACCACTCTTTGGATAAGAATGGACAAACCCGATGCGCAGCACGCAAATAGAGGATGCCATGTCTGTTTCAGAGGAAATCCAAGCCTTTCCTGCGCCGGCTAAATTAAATTTGGATTTGAGGATTACCGGCCGCAGGAGCGATGGTTATCATAATTTGGAAAGTATTTTCTGTTTGATCGGCTTATATGATACCGTTCATCTGAAAATCCGTACTGATGGGCAGATTATTCTGCATACGCCGGTCGAAGGGCTTGAATCTGAGCAAGACTTGACTTATCGGGCGGCTAAATTATTACTGCCATATGCAAGCGTAGCGCACGGTGTCGAAATCTGGTTGGATAAAGTGATTCCAACCGGAGGCGGATTGGGCGGCGGAAGCTCTGATGCAGCCACGGTTTTAATGGTTTTAAACCAATGGTGGCAATGCGGTTTGAGTAGGCAGCAACTGATTGATTTAGGCGTAAGTCTTGGTGCAGATGTTCCTTTTTTTATTTTTGGCAGAAGTGCTTTTGCCAAAGGCGTGGGTGAGAAGCTGGCTGAAATAGATGTCCCTAAACAATGGTATGTTATCGTTAAGCCCCCCGTCCATGTGGCAACAGTTAAAATTTTTGCACATGAAGGCTTGACACGGGATTCCAAACCCAGCATAATGCCGACTTTCCAATCATTACAGCCGTTTCAAAATGATATGCAGGCGGTTGTGTTTCAGGAATATCCTGAAGTTTGGAAGGCTTATGTTGAGTTATCCCAATATGGTCATGCATTAATGACTGGTTCTGGGGCTTGTTTGTTCATAGCAAGTGAATCTCATCAAGAAGCACATACAATTTACCAACAGGTTTCTCAATCATATGAAGCTTATTGTGTGGAAGGATTAGATATTCATCCGCTATATCATATGATTTAGTAAGTTGGGGAGTCGTCAAGCGGTTAAGACACTGGATTTTGATTCCAGCATGCGAAGGTTCGAATCCTTCCTCCCCAGCCAAACCCTTTGTTGGGGAGTCGTCAAGCGGTTAAGACACTGGATTTTGATTCCAGCATGCGAAGGTTCGAATCCTTCCTCCCCAGCCAACACCCTTTATTGGGGAGTCGTCAAGCGGTTAAGACACTGGATTTTGATTCCAGCATGCGAAGGTTCGAATCCTTCCTCCCCAGCCAAATAAAAGCGTGTAAGTTTTCTTACACGCTTTTTTACGCTAAGAGCAAAATAACGCTGAAAAACTTTTTTTTACCCGTCTTTACGCGTATAATCACGTAATTAGTGTCTTAGACATGGGGCAGAGGGAAGCGTAATGTTTTCTGCGCGTAAATCAAATCTTGAATCAGGTGAAGATATGGCTGCTTATGACAGTTTAATGGTGTTTACCGGTAATGCAAATCCGGAATTGGCGCAACGTGTTGTCAAACATTTGGATATTTCACTCGGTGAAGCCACCGTTTCCAAATTCTCTGATGGCGAAGTAGCCATTGAATTGTTGGAAAATGTGCGTGGTCGCGATGTGTTTATTTTGCAACCTACCTGCGCGCCAACCAATGACAACCTGATGGAAATTTTGACTATGGCCGATGCACTCAAACGTGCTTCTGCCGGTCGTATTACTGCCGCGATTCCTTACTTTGGCTATGCGCGTCAAGATCGCCGTCCTCGCTCTGTTCGTGTACCGATTTCCGCTAAATTGGTAGCGAATATGTTGTACTCAGCCGGTATCGACCGCGTATTGACTGTTGACTTGCATGCCGACCAAATTCAAGGTTTCTTTGATATTCCGGTAGATAATATTTACGCTACCCCGATTTTGTTGAACGACATTAAACAGCAACGTATTGATAATTTGACCGTTGTCAGCCCTGATATCGGTGGTGTTGTACGTGCGCGCGCTGTTGCTAAATCTTTAAATGCTGATTTGGCCATTATCGATAAACGCCGTCCTAAAGCCAACGTGGCTGAAGTGATGAACATTATTGGCGATATTCAAGGTCGTACTTGCTTGATCGTAGATGATATGATCGATACGGCAAATACTTTGTGTAAAGCAGCTGTTGCCCTGAAAGAGCGCGGTGCAGATCGTGTACTGGCATACGCCAGCCATGCAGTATTCTCAGGCGAAGCAGTGAATCGAATTGCTTCTTCCGAAATTGACCAAGTAGTTGTGACAGATACGATTCCGTTGTCTGAAGCAGCTAAAAAATGTGAACGCATCCGTCAAGTTACCATTGCCGGTTTGCTGGCTGAAACGGTACGCCGTATCAGCAATGAAGAATCCGTCTCATATCTTTTCAATGAAGATGTGATGACTGGCGGCATGTTGCTGCCATAACCCGATGTCGTCTTAAGCTGGTCGCGGCCGATGACGACGATTTTATCTAAATTGGAGTATTAAACATGACTTACGAAATTCAAGCCTCTGTTCGCGAAGCCCAAGGCACTGGTGCGAGCCGCCGCCTGCGTCGCGAAGGCCAAATCCCTGGCATCCTGTACGGTGAAGGTCAAGAGCCTGTTGCTATCGCTGTAGACCACAAAACTGTATTCTACGCATTGGAAAAAGAATCTTTCCATACTGCTTTGATTAAACTGTCTTTGAACGGTGAAACTAAAGACGTTATCGTGCGTGACTTCCAAATGCACCCATTCCGTCGTGAAGTTCAACACATCGACTTCCAAGCTGTGAAAGCTGATCAACCTGTACGCATCCGTGTTCCTCTGCACATTGTTAACGCTGAAAACTCTCAAGCTGTTAAATTGCAAGGTGGTCGCGTATCTCTGTTGAACACTTCTATTGAAGTAGTTGCTTTGCCTGCAAACATTCCTGCTTTCTTGGAGCTGGATTGTGCATCAGTAGTTGCCGGCGACATTCTGCACTTGTCAGACATCAAATTGCCAGAAGGTGTTGAAAGCGTTTCTCTGAAACGTAACGAAAACCTGGCTGTTGCTACTGTTACCGGTAAAAAACGCTAATAGTTAGTTAATATAAGAAAACCGTATCAGATAAATCTGATACGGTTTTTGTTTGATGTAAGCGGCGATAAATTCAAATAATGGAGATAAATCCA
The sequence above is a segment of the Neisseria perflava genome. Coding sequences within it:
- the recA gene encoding recombinase RecA, which translates into the protein MSDEKSKALAAALAQIEKNFGKGSIMKMDGSQQEENLDVISTGSLGVDLALGVGGLPRGRVVEIFGPESSGKTTLCLEAIAQCQKNGGICAFIDAEHAFDPIYARKLGVKVEELYLSQPDTGEQALEICDTLVRSGGIDMVVVDSVAALVPKAEIEGEMGDSHVGLQARLMSQALRKLTGHIKRTNTLVVFINQIRMKIGVMFGSPETTTGGNALKFYASVRLDIRRTGQIKKGDDVIGNETKVKVIKNKVAPPFRQAEFDILYGEGISWEGELIDLGVKHDIVEKSGAWYSYNGAKIGQGKDNVRVWLKENPDIANEIDAKIRAAVGINVDITEGRLDDTDGERPEE
- a CDS encoding tetratricopeptide repeat protein, with product MLFSPSRIQVAAAAVMMLFAAQTFAAPGDSKVVFESAKIIKKKSRADRFSPEEREQERIRLLGIQNRTSQVFTLLNSELALQKGDAASALFTYILTLHRTKSPEVAERALEMAVSLNAFEQAEAIYQKWREIEPEPGETQKRMTWLRNLLLGKADKNLSGLDKVIAGGSEDEQKRVFLLLAQTAAQQPNLTSDAVKQVHKTALNYKDFPEAAIADAIFSAKDGQKKHAIAALQRLAKLDNEILPPTFVTLRLMAQRHPDILDGFFKETDTKTLSPIWQELDIANLIAHGQNDKAFKRLQTLLEENPNPDLYIQAALLSASKTENISAVNSYLEKAYKAGTEEQRSRAALIGAVSYNDVEELAKAKQWLDKVTATAYTFDKTILAASIEAKQGNHKEAWALVQRAQKMPEQRGRYFEAKDLLSTALFVLSKNINLQESLNALNSLVNTTEKSLKTQASPELLANVLYQRSMVYEKLNQPGKAIADLRRVVELYPDNPHGWNALGYTLLSSGKDLEEAFKMVQTAYQMEPESAAINDSVGWAYYLKGDAQMALPYIQYAYEKEPEAEVAAHLGEVLWTLGDQDKAKEIWNDGLKRGSNLRVLKETMSKFGITPSKPHTQKHK
- the aroA gene encoding 3-phosphoshikimate 1-carboxyvinyltransferase; the protein is MTESIRLPASTLKPSTVALPGSKSISNRTLLLAALSDNVCEIHSLLKSDDTDRMLEALDKLGVQIESLPEGRLKVHGTGGRFPNQTADLFLGNAGTAFRPLTAALAVLGGDYHLHGVPRMHERPIGDLVDALRIAGADVQYLGNENYPPLQISKRQDNDERVIPIKGNVSSQFLTALLMALPLTGQAFEIHMVGELISKPYIDITLKLMAQFGVNIINEDYRVFKIPAGAKYHAPEHLYVEGDASSASYFLGAGLIAGTPIRVTGIGAHSIQGDVAFARELEKIGADVIWGENFVEISRPAERKIQAFDLDANHIPDAAMTLAIVALATKQPCTLRNIGSWRVKETDRIAAMATELRKLGAEVVEEAEAIHITPPKTLTPDAVIDTYDDHRMAMCFSLASLLGVPVIINDPKCTHKTFPDYFQVFASLTN
- a CDS encoding CoA pyrophosphatase, coding for MNTDHLIHFLTQASRFSSRMQTERNQLVTAQTVKEAAVLVGIALHEGAWQILLTKRAETLRQHTGQIAFAGGRKDTQDDSLTATALREAYEETAIPIAAWQTFAPLPFYDTPSDYRVTPVPAICVQPVNPKANPDEVAEIFYLPLDFALNLQNYSYRHLHHNNQTLALPVLPFRHYDIWGLTAIILYGLAERYQQYCQAFK
- the cysG gene encoding siroheme synthase CysG, which encodes MRHYPLFADLRDRPVLLAGAGKVAERKAESLLSAGARVRVVAETLNPQFQQWVTEGKIVWLGGLFEEAMLDEVYFVIAATDNGMFNRRVFEVAERRAKLCNTVDTADLCSFIVPAVVDRGSLKIAISSAGTAPVLARKWRQIIETLIPLHTGTMARIAGKWREKVKQTIHHVERRRYFWEKLFDSRFSIFAAQNNIEAAERELITQLNRETPFGGEVVLVGAGPGDPGLLTIHALQAIQAADTVFYDALVSDEILAMVRKDAVKISVGKRAGAHHVQQEETNRLLVEHAQKGERVVRLKGGDPFVFGRGGEEVQTLHQAGIAYRIVPGITAALGATAYAGIPLTHRDCAQSALFVTGHSKHEGSQPDWQTLALSRQTLVIYMGTLKAAEIAGKLMAYGRQPSTPVAVISNGTLPNQTVRTGRLKDLGLLAAEAERPALMVIGEVVALRDEMKWFGEFVECYEEAA
- a CDS encoding 50S ribosomal protein L25/general stress protein Ctc; translated protein: MTYEIQASVREAQGTGASRRLRREGQIPGILYGEGQEPVAIAVDHKTVFYALEKESFHTALIKLSLNGETKDVIVRDFQMHPFRREVQHIDFQAVKADQPVRIRVPLHIVNAENSQAVKLQGGRVSLLNTSIEVVALPANIPAFLELDCASVVAGDILHLSDIKLPEGVESVSLKRNENLAVATVTGKKR
- the lolB gene encoding lipoprotein insertase outer membrane protein LolB, which codes for MNLKQLSSVAALLLLAACAQPNLPQQNSWQAAEQVQDFSADGRLAVKVEGKGSYANFDWTYQNAVQTIDVNTPLGNTVGQLCQDSEGVLAVDSKGKVYQAETAEELSRQLLGFALPVQYLHIWADGKRVANAPYKILTDGRLEQFDWTISRTLNSSGQPKTLQLENAKFNIRLVFDTVNHSLDKNGQTRCAARK
- the ispE gene encoding 4-(cytidine 5'-diphospho)-2-C-methyl-D-erythritol kinase, translating into MSVSEEIQAFPAPAKLNLDLRITGRRSDGYHNLESIFCLIGLYDTVHLKIRTDGQIILHTPVEGLESEQDLTYRAAKLLLPYASVAHGVEIWLDKVIPTGGGLGGGSSDAATVLMVLNQWWQCGLSRQQLIDLGVSLGADVPFFIFGRSAFAKGVGEKLAEIDVPKQWYVIVKPPVHVATVKIFAHEGLTRDSKPSIMPTFQSLQPFQNDMQAVVFQEYPEVWKAYVELSQYGHALMTGSGACLFIASESHQEAHTIYQQVSQSYEAYCVEGLDIHPLYHMI
- a CDS encoding ribose-phosphate pyrophosphokinase, whose product is MAAYDSLMVFTGNANPELAQRVVKHLDISLGEATVSKFSDGEVAIELLENVRGRDVFILQPTCAPTNDNLMEILTMADALKRASAGRITAAIPYFGYARQDRRPRSVRVPISAKLVANMLYSAGIDRVLTVDLHADQIQGFFDIPVDNIYATPILLNDIKQQRIDNLTVVSPDIGGVVRARAVAKSLNADLAIIDKRRPKANVAEVMNIIGDIQGRTCLIVDDMIDTANTLCKAAVALKERGADRVLAYASHAVFSGEAVNRIASSEIDQVVVTDTIPLSEAAKKCERIRQVTIAGLLAETVRRISNEESVSYLFNEDVMTGGMLLP